A single Rubrivivax gelatinosus IL144 DNA region contains:
- the lspA gene encoding signal peptidase II: MATSSRSSNRLPFWLGLAFIVVVLDQFTKTLILGYFQDGEARVVTGFFNIVRVHNSGAAFSFLADAAGWQRWFFVIVGVIASAIIVWMLANHTTQRLFSFAVTMILGGAVGNVIDRLLHGHVIDFLQFRFGFLEPMFRGGYFPSFNLADAAITLGAVCLVLDEILRVRRGGK, from the coding sequence ATGGCCACGTCTTCGCGTTCGTCCAACCGCCTGCCCTTCTGGCTCGGTCTCGCCTTCATCGTCGTCGTCCTGGACCAGTTCACGAAGACGCTGATCCTCGGTTACTTCCAGGACGGAGAAGCCCGCGTCGTCACCGGCTTCTTCAACATCGTGCGTGTGCACAACAGCGGCGCCGCGTTCTCCTTCCTCGCCGACGCGGCGGGCTGGCAGCGCTGGTTCTTCGTCATCGTCGGCGTCATCGCCTCGGCGATCATCGTCTGGATGCTCGCCAACCACACGACGCAGCGGCTGTTCAGCTTCGCGGTGACGATGATCCTCGGCGGCGCCGTCGGCAACGTCATCGACCGGCTGCTGCACGGCCACGTCATCGACTTCCTGCAGTTCCGCTTCGGCTTCCTGGAGCCGATGTTCCGCGGCGGCTACTTCCCCAGCTTCAACCTCGCCGACGCGGCGATCACGCTGGGCGCCGTCTGCCTGGTGCTCGACGAGATCCTGCGCGTGCGCCGCGGGGGCAAGTGA
- the ubiG gene encoding bifunctional 2-polyprenyl-6-hydroxyphenol methylase/3-demethylubiquinol 3-O-methyltransferase UbiG, with amino-acid sequence MTVNADAQELAKFSDLAHRWWDPESEFRPLHEINPLRLDWIDSLAGLRGKTVLDVGCGGGVLSESMARRAAHVTGIDLSTKALGVARLHALESEVMNLEYREIATEALAAERPASFDVVTCMEMLEHVPDPASVIEACARLAKPGGWVFFSTLNRNPKAFLFAIVGAEYVLKMLPRGTHEYERFIRPSELARWCRDAGLSPAGSRGLQYNPLTKRYWLSDDTSVNYLVATRKPA; translated from the coding sequence ATGACTGTCAATGCCGACGCCCAGGAACTGGCCAAGTTCAGCGATCTCGCCCACCGCTGGTGGGATCCGGAGAGCGAGTTCCGGCCGCTGCACGAAATCAACCCCCTGCGCCTGGACTGGATCGACAGCCTGGCGGGCCTGCGCGGCAAGACCGTGCTCGACGTCGGCTGCGGCGGCGGCGTGCTGTCGGAGTCGATGGCCCGACGTGCCGCGCACGTCACCGGCATCGACCTGTCGACCAAGGCATTGGGCGTGGCGCGGCTGCATGCGCTCGAGTCCGAGGTGATGAACCTCGAGTACCGCGAGATCGCGACCGAGGCGCTGGCCGCCGAGCGCCCGGCGAGCTTCGACGTCGTGACCTGCATGGAGATGCTGGAACACGTGCCCGACCCGGCATCGGTCATCGAGGCCTGCGCCCGGCTGGCCAAACCCGGCGGCTGGGTGTTCTTCTCGACGCTCAACCGCAACCCCAAGGCCTTTCTGTTCGCGATCGTCGGCGCCGAGTACGTGCTGAAGATGCTGCCGCGCGGCACGCACGAGTACGAACGTTTCATCCGCCCGAGCGAACTGGCGCGCTGGTGCCGCGACGCCGGCCTGTCGCCGGCCGGCAGCCGCGGCCTGCAGTACAACCCGCTGACCAAGCGCTACTGGCTGTCCGACGACACCAGCGTCAACTACCTGGTCGCGACGCGGAAGCCGGCCTGA
- the ompA gene encoding outer membrane protein OmpA, with translation MKKLNRVAMLFASAALAAPIAVLAQDKPVDNWRASDGTVWKNGTNELCWRDSNWTPASAADECDGAIKPPPPAPAPAPKAAPPAPPPPPPPPPAPVSEKVTFAADAFFDFDKATLKPEAKAKLDDLASKAKAVNLEVVIAVGHTDSTGPDGYNQKLSVKRADAVKAYLVDKGIEKNRVYTEGKGEKQPVADNKTREGRAKNRRVEIEVVGTRTKQ, from the coding sequence ATGAAGAAACTGAACAGGGTGGCGATGCTCTTCGCATCCGCTGCGCTCGCCGCCCCGATCGCGGTCCTGGCACAGGACAAGCCGGTCGACAACTGGCGCGCATCGGACGGCACCGTCTGGAAGAACGGCACGAACGAGCTGTGCTGGCGTGATTCCAACTGGACCCCGGCCTCCGCCGCGGACGAGTGCGACGGCGCCATCAAGCCGCCGCCCCCGGCCCCGGCCCCCGCGCCGAAGGCCGCCCCGCCGGCCCCGCCGCCGCCGCCCCCGCCGCCGCCGGCTCCGGTCAGCGAGAAGGTCACCTTCGCCGCTGACGCGTTCTTCGACTTCGACAAGGCGACCCTGAAGCCCGAAGCGAAGGCGAAGCTCGACGACCTGGCCTCCAAGGCCAAGGCCGTGAACCTGGAAGTCGTCATCGCCGTCGGCCACACCGACTCGACGGGTCCGGATGGCTACAACCAGAAGCTGTCGGTCAAGCGCGCCGATGCCGTGAAGGCCTATCTGGTCGACAAGGGCATCGAAAAGAACCGCGTCTACACCGAAGGCAAGGGCGAGAAGCAGCCGGTCGCCGACAACAAGACCCGCGAAGGCCGCGCGAAGAATCGTCGCGTGGAAATCGAAGTGGTCGGTACGCGTACCAAGCAGTAA
- a CDS encoding putative signal transducing protein codes for MRRLIQAPNLVLATLWADQLGAAGIATSVQRAYASGIAGEIPPDQSLPEVWVDDADRARAETLLAEWRHPPEHTWACPRCHEIVDGPFEQCWSCGAERPAA; via the coding sequence ATGAGAAGACTGATCCAAGCCCCGAACCTCGTGCTGGCCACCCTCTGGGCCGACCAGCTCGGCGCCGCCGGCATCGCCACCAGCGTGCAGCGCGCCTACGCCAGCGGCATCGCCGGCGAGATCCCGCCCGACCAGAGCCTGCCCGAGGTCTGGGTCGACGACGCCGACCGAGCGCGCGCCGAGACGCTGCTCGCCGAGTGGCGCCACCCGCCCGAGCACACCTGGGCCTGCCCGCGCTGCCACGAGATCGTCGACGGCCCGTTCGAGCAGTGCTGGAGCTGCGGCGCCGAGAGGCCCGCGGCATGA
- a CDS encoding HAD family hydrolase, protein MARAAAVLFDLDGTLVDSAPDLAGAANDLRVARGLEPLPYERLRPMVGTGARGMVGAAFGLAPGDEGFEPLRDAFLARYAERLLQTTRVFAAVEPMLVSLESAGLRWGIVTNKAMRYAEPVVRGLALDVRAAALIAGDTTPFSKPHPEPLFEAARRLALAPGDCVYVGDDHRDIVAGRAAGMRTLAAAWGYLGRGEPIDAWGADAVLENPAALLNWLELA, encoded by the coding sequence ATGGCGCGCGCCGCGGCGGTGCTGTTCGACCTCGACGGCACCCTGGTCGACAGCGCACCCGACCTGGCCGGTGCCGCCAACGACCTGCGCGTGGCGCGGGGGCTGGAGCCGCTGCCTTACGAGCGCCTGCGGCCGATGGTCGGCACCGGCGCCCGTGGCATGGTCGGCGCCGCTTTCGGCCTGGCGCCCGGGGACGAGGGCTTCGAGCCGCTGCGCGATGCCTTCCTCGCACGTTACGCCGAGCGCCTGCTGCAGACCACGCGTGTCTTCGCCGCCGTCGAGCCGATGCTCGTCTCGCTCGAATCGGCCGGCCTGCGCTGGGGCATCGTGACGAACAAGGCGATGCGTTATGCCGAGCCGGTGGTGCGCGGCCTGGCGCTCGACGTGCGCGCTGCGGCGCTGATCGCCGGCGACACCACGCCGTTCTCCAAGCCGCACCCGGAGCCGCTGTTCGAGGCCGCCCGCCGCCTGGCGCTGGCGCCGGGTGACTGCGTCTACGTCGGTGACGACCACCGCGACATCGTCGCCGGCCGCGCCGCCGGCATGCGCACGCTGGCCGCCGCTTGGGGATACCTCGGTCGTGGCGAGCCGATCGACGCCTGGGGCGCCGATGCGGTGCTGGAAAATCCGGCCGCGCTCTTGAACTGGCTGGAACTGGCCTAA
- the pheA gene encoding prephenate dehydratase, producing MKTPQVESSDELVGLRQQIDSVDRELLALLNRRAGLALAVGELKKREGSVVFRPEREAQVIDGMKAVNPGPLQTASIAPIWREIMSACRALETPTRVAYLGPAGTFSEEAAIGYFGSSLMRVQCASIDEVFHTVASGAADFGVVPVENSTEGVVARSLDLFLHTPLFIIGETSLFIRQNLLRRENSMDGIRAVCAHPQALAQCHGWLSHHLPDAERRPASSNAEGARLASQDPSVAAIASVRAASEFGLHVLAPAIQDDAHNRTRFAIVTHPDRHPVPKPSGHDCTSLVLSVKNRPGAVHDMLVPLKRHDVSMSRFESRPARSGQWEYYFYIDVQGHPDEPKVGAALRELHDACAFFKVLGAYPVDVH from the coding sequence GTGAAGACGCCGCAGGTCGAGTCCTCCGACGAACTGGTCGGCCTGCGCCAGCAGATCGACTCGGTCGACCGCGAGCTACTGGCGCTGCTCAACCGACGCGCCGGCCTGGCATTGGCCGTCGGCGAGCTGAAGAAGCGGGAGGGCTCGGTCGTCTTCCGGCCCGAACGCGAGGCCCAGGTCATCGACGGCATGAAGGCCGTCAACCCGGGCCCGCTACAGACCGCGAGCATCGCGCCGATCTGGCGCGAGATCATGTCGGCCTGCCGCGCGCTGGAGACGCCGACGCGCGTGGCCTACCTGGGCCCCGCCGGCACCTTCAGCGAAGAGGCGGCGATCGGCTATTTCGGCAGCTCGCTGATGCGCGTGCAGTGCGCGAGCATCGACGAGGTCTTCCACACCGTCGCCTCGGGCGCGGCCGACTTCGGCGTCGTGCCGGTCGAGAACTCCACCGAGGGCGTGGTCGCGCGTTCCCTGGATCTCTTCCTGCACACGCCGCTGTTCATCATCGGCGAGACGAGCCTGTTCATCCGCCAGAACCTGCTGCGGCGCGAGAACTCGATGGACGGCATCCGCGCCGTCTGCGCCCATCCGCAGGCGCTGGCGCAATGCCACGGCTGGCTCAGCCACCACCTGCCCGACGCCGAGCGCCGCCCGGCATCGAGCAACGCCGAAGGTGCGCGCCTGGCTTCGCAGGACCCGAGCGTCGCGGCCATCGCCAGCGTTCGCGCGGCCAGCGAGTTCGGCCTGCACGTGCTGGCGCCTGCGATCCAGGACGACGCCCACAACCGCACGCGCTTCGCGATCGTCACCCACCCCGACCGCCACCCGGTGCCCAAGCCCTCGGGCCACGATTGCACGAGCCTCGTGCTGTCGGTGAAGAACCGGCCGGGCGCGGTGCACGACATGCTGGTGCCGCTCAAGCGCCACGACGTCTCGATGTCGCGCTTCGAGTCGCGCCCGGCGCGTTCGGGCCAGTGGGAGTACTACTTCTACATCGACGTGCAGGGCCATCCCGACGAGCCCAAGGTCGGTGCCGCGCTGCGCGAGCTGCACGACGCCTGCGCCTTCTTCAAAGTCCTCGGGGCCTACCCGGTGGACGTGCACTGA
- a CDS encoding DUF2189 domain-containing protein, translating into MDPAEPPAVDDAPASAMPALRTLALSAPRRWLAAGWRDFRRAPAIGLFFGACFVAMGWALLAVFEYAPAYTLALSAGFLLSGPFLCLGLYRVSQRLERGERPTLVDAMLAWRERGGAMAIFGLVLLVLELVWGRAALVIFAVSFDGMPDFRGSLLALLDPANLGFIVAWTTVGAIFATLIYAISAVSIPMILHRRSDAISAGLTSLRLVSTQPAVMALWAAAIVALVGLALLPGFAGLLLAGPVVGHASWHAYREAVAD; encoded by the coding sequence GTGGACCCGGCCGAACCTCCTGCCGTCGACGACGCGCCGGCCTCGGCGATGCCGGCGCTGCGCACGCTGGCGCTGTCCGCGCCGCGGCGCTGGCTGGCCGCCGGCTGGCGCGACTTCCGCCGCGCGCCGGCGATCGGCCTGTTCTTCGGCGCCTGCTTCGTCGCGATGGGCTGGGCGCTGCTGGCGGTCTTCGAGTACGCGCCGGCCTACACGCTGGCGCTGTCGGCCGGCTTCCTGCTGAGCGGCCCCTTCCTGTGCCTGGGGCTGTACCGCGTCAGCCAGCGGCTGGAGCGCGGCGAACGTCCGACGCTGGTCGACGCGATGCTCGCCTGGCGCGAACGCGGCGGCGCGATGGCGATCTTCGGTCTGGTGCTGCTGGTGCTGGAACTCGTCTGGGGGCGAGCCGCGCTGGTGATCTTCGCCGTCTCGTTCGACGGCATGCCCGATTTCCGCGGCTCGCTGCTGGCGCTGCTGGACCCGGCCAACCTGGGCTTCATCGTCGCCTGGACCACCGTCGGCGCGATCTTCGCGACGCTGATCTACGCCATCTCGGCGGTCTCGATCCCGATGATCCTGCACCGCCGCAGCGACGCGATCAGCGCCGGCCTGACCAGCCTGCGCCTGGTGAGCACGCAGCCGGCGGTGATGGCCTTGTGGGCGGCGGCCATCGTCGCCCTGGTCGGCCTGGCGCTGCTGCCCGGCTTCGCCGGCCTGCTGCTGGCCGGCCCGGTGGTCGGCCACGCCTCGTGGCACGCCTACCGCGAGGCGGTGGCCGACTGA
- a CDS encoding quinone oxidoreductase family protein, producing MPRAIQISAFGGPEVLQCVDLPVGEPGPGQVRIRHHACGLNFIDVYQRTGLYQNPLPLVLGMEGAGIVEAVGEGVAHLQAGDRVAYAAGTPGAYSEVRVMPATQVVQLPDGIDFETGAAMMLKGLTAQYLLRKTLPVEGLQPGDWVLFHAAAGGVGLIACQWAKALGLRLIGTAGGPAKCQLALQHGAAAMIDYTREDFVARVKDITGGRGVKVVYDSVGRDTFDGSLACLRPFGLLACFGNSSGPVPPFAIGTLAAKGSLYLTRATLFTHIATRERTQEMADELFDVVASGEVKIRIDQRYALEDVAEAHRALEARRTTGSTVLLP from the coding sequence ATGCCGCGCGCGATCCAGATCTCGGCCTTCGGCGGCCCCGAGGTGCTGCAGTGTGTCGACCTGCCGGTCGGCGAACCCGGCCCCGGCCAGGTGCGCATCCGCCACCACGCCTGCGGGCTCAACTTCATCGACGTCTACCAGCGCACCGGCCTGTACCAGAACCCGCTGCCGCTGGTGCTGGGCATGGAAGGCGCCGGCATCGTCGAGGCCGTCGGCGAGGGCGTCGCGCACCTGCAGGCCGGCGATCGCGTCGCCTACGCGGCGGGGACGCCGGGCGCCTACAGCGAAGTGCGTGTGATGCCGGCGACGCAGGTCGTGCAGCTGCCCGACGGCATCGACTTCGAGACCGGCGCGGCGATGATGCTCAAGGGCCTGACGGCGCAGTACCTGCTGAGGAAGACGCTACCGGTCGAGGGCCTGCAGCCCGGCGACTGGGTGCTGTTCCACGCCGCGGCCGGCGGGGTCGGCCTGATCGCCTGCCAGTGGGCCAAGGCCCTCGGCCTGCGCCTGATCGGCACCGCCGGCGGCCCGGCCAAGTGCCAGCTGGCGCTGCAGCACGGCGCGGCGGCGATGATCGACTACACGCGCGAGGACTTCGTCGCCCGCGTCAAGGACATCACCGGCGGCCGCGGCGTCAAGGTCGTCTACGACTCGGTCGGCCGCGACACCTTCGACGGCAGCCTGGCCTGTCTGCGCCCCTTCGGGCTGCTGGCCTGCTTCGGCAACTCCTCGGGCCCCGTGCCGCCGTTCGCGATCGGCACGCTGGCCGCCAAGGGCTCGCTGTACCTGACGCGCGCGACGCTGTTCACGCACATCGCGACACGCGAGCGCACGCAGGAGATGGCCGACGAACTCTTCGACGTCGTCGCCAGCGGCGAGGTCAAGATCCGCATCGACCAGCGCTACGCGCTCGAGGACGTGGCCGAGGCGCACCGCGCGCTGGAGGCCCGGCGCACGACCGGCTCGACGGTGCTGCTGCCCTGA
- a CDS encoding DMT family transporter, giving the protein MTLTPRIAALLTLPAMLWAGNALLGRLLAPSMPPLLLNCLRWWLALAILLPLGWRAVATPERRAQIRARWRPLAVLGLLGVGAYNALQYLALHTSTPINVTLIASSIPVWMMLVGAIFYRERPRPTQLLGALLSLAGVVIVLVRGDLLQIGSIRLVAGDLWILVAALSWAGYSWQLARPPASMSGEQRPDWNWAEALMVQVLFGLAWATLSAVGEAIWMPQPVLWSPTVVAALVFIAVGPSLVAYRCWGLGVGAVGPALAGFFANLTPLFAALLSAALLGEPPHVYHAVAFALIVGGIFVSNRR; this is encoded by the coding sequence ATGACGCTGACGCCCCGCATCGCAGCGTTGCTGACGCTGCCGGCCATGCTGTGGGCCGGCAACGCCCTGCTCGGCCGCCTGCTCGCGCCCAGCATGCCGCCGCTGCTGCTGAACTGCCTGCGCTGGTGGCTGGCGCTGGCCATCCTGCTGCCGCTGGGCTGGCGCGCCGTCGCCACGCCCGAGCGACGGGCCCAGATCCGCGCCCGCTGGCGGCCGCTGGCGGTCCTCGGACTGCTGGGTGTCGGCGCCTACAACGCGCTGCAGTACCTGGCGCTGCACACCTCGACGCCGATCAACGTGACCTTGATCGCGTCGAGCATCCCGGTGTGGATGATGCTCGTCGGCGCGATCTTCTACCGCGAGCGGCCGCGGCCGACGCAGTTGCTGGGCGCGCTGCTGTCGCTGGCCGGCGTCGTCATCGTGCTGGTGCGCGGCGACCTGCTGCAGATCGGCTCGATCCGGCTCGTCGCCGGCGACCTGTGGATCCTGGTCGCGGCGCTGTCCTGGGCCGGCTACAGCTGGCAGCTGGCACGCCCGCCGGCATCGATGAGCGGCGAGCAGCGCCCGGACTGGAACTGGGCCGAGGCGCTGATGGTGCAGGTGCTGTTCGGCCTGGCCTGGGCGACGCTGTCGGCGGTCGGCGAAGCGATCTGGATGCCGCAGCCGGTGCTGTGGTCGCCGACGGTCGTCGCGGCACTGGTCTTCATCGCCGTCGGCCCTTCGCTGGTGGCCTATCGCTGCTGGGGCCTGGGCGTCGGCGCCGTCGGTCCCGCGCTGGCCGGCTTCTTCGCCAACCTGACGCCGCTGTTCGCCGCGCTGCTGTCGGCAGCGCTGCTGGGTGAGCCGCCGCATGTCTACCACGCGGTCGCCTTCGCGCTGATCGTCGGCGGCATCTTCGTGTCCAACCGGCGCTGA
- the gyrA gene encoding DNA gyrase subunit A, whose product MSQFAKETLPISLEEEMRRSYLDYAMSVIVGRALPDARDGLKPVHRRVLYAMHELSNHWNRPYKKSARIVGDVIGKYHPHGDTAVYDTIVRMAQDFSLRHMLVDGQGNFGSVDGDSAAAMRYTEIRLAKIAHEMLEDIDKETVDFAPNYDGSEKEPTVLPARLPNLLVNGSAGIAVGMATNIPPHNLNEIVDACLHLLKVPESTIEELMEIVPAPDFPTAGIIYGLEGVREGYRTGRGRVVMRAKCHFEDIDRGQRQSIIVDEIPYQVNKKTLLERIAELVNEKKIEGISHIQDESDKSGMRVVIELKRGEVPEVVLNNLYKQTQLQDSFGINMVALVDGQPRLCNLKQLLEIFLEHRREVVTRRTVYELKKARERGHVLEGLAVALANIDEFIETIKTSPTPPMAKAALMSKAWDSSMVREMLARAEESTAGGRAAYRPEGLPAGYGLQADGLYRLSEDQAQEILQMRLQRLTGLEQDKIIGEYREVMTQIADLLDILSRPERVTAILVDELNALRQEFGQTKVGARRSVIERNAQELGTEDLITPTDMVVTLSHTGYIKSQPLTEYRAQRRGGRGKQATQTKEDDWIDQLFIANTHDWILCFSDRGRVYWLKVWEVPQGSRNSRGKPIVNMFPLQPGEKITVVLPLTGEFRSFPADHYVFMVTAFGTVKKTPLDDFSNPRKAGIIAVGLDDGDYLIGAALTDGHHDVMLFSDGGKAVRFNEDPEEGGVRPMGRQAGGVKGMELEPGQRVIALLVAEDETQSVLTATENGYGKRTPIAEYTRHRRGGKGMISMLQSERNGKVVAATLARDTDEIMLITDRGVLVRTRVAEIREMGRATQGVTLISLDDGTRLSGLQRIVENDAQTEGAGDDTSNDSAGDAGTENA is encoded by the coding sequence ATGTCCCAGTTCGCCAAGGAAACCCTGCCGATCAGCCTCGAAGAGGAGATGCGGCGTTCGTATCTCGATTACGCGATGAGCGTGATCGTCGGACGCGCCCTCCCCGACGCCCGAGACGGCCTCAAGCCCGTGCACCGCCGTGTCCTGTACGCGATGCACGAGCTGTCCAACCACTGGAACCGCCCTTACAAGAAGAGCGCCCGCATCGTCGGCGACGTGATCGGTAAATATCACCCGCACGGCGACACGGCGGTCTACGACACGATCGTGCGCATGGCGCAGGACTTCAGCCTGCGCCACATGCTCGTCGACGGCCAGGGCAACTTCGGCTCGGTCGACGGCGACAGCGCCGCGGCGATGCGCTACACCGAGATCCGTCTGGCGAAGATCGCCCACGAGATGCTCGAGGACATCGACAAGGAAACGGTCGATTTCGCCCCGAACTACGACGGCTCCGAGAAGGAGCCGACGGTGCTGCCGGCGCGGCTGCCCAACCTGCTGGTCAACGGCTCGGCCGGCATCGCGGTCGGCATGGCGACCAACATCCCGCCGCACAACCTCAACGAGATCGTCGACGCCTGCCTGCACCTGCTAAAGGTGCCCGAGTCGACGATCGAGGAGCTGATGGAGATCGTGCCGGCGCCGGACTTCCCGACCGCCGGGATCATCTACGGCCTCGAAGGCGTGCGCGAGGGCTACCGCACCGGGCGCGGGCGCGTCGTGATGCGCGCCAAGTGCCACTTCGAGGACATCGACCGCGGCCAGCGCCAGTCGATCATCGTCGACGAGATCCCGTACCAGGTGAACAAGAAGACGCTGCTCGAGCGCATTGCCGAGCTCGTCAACGAGAAGAAGATCGAGGGCATCAGCCACATCCAGGACGAGAGCGACAAGTCCGGGATGCGCGTGGTCATCGAGTTGAAGCGCGGCGAAGTGCCCGAGGTCGTGCTCAACAACCTCTACAAGCAGACCCAGCTCCAGGACAGCTTCGGCATCAACATGGTCGCGCTGGTCGACGGCCAGCCGCGCTTATGCAACCTGAAGCAGCTGCTGGAGATCTTCCTCGAGCACCGGCGCGAGGTCGTCACCCGCCGCACCGTCTACGAGCTGAAGAAGGCGCGCGAGCGCGGCCACGTGCTCGAAGGCCTGGCGGTGGCGCTGGCCAACATCGACGAGTTCATCGAGACGATCAAGACCAGCCCGACGCCGCCGATGGCCAAGGCGGCGCTGATGTCCAAGGCCTGGGACAGCTCGATGGTGCGCGAGATGCTCGCGCGCGCCGAGGAATCGACGGCCGGCGGCCGCGCTGCCTATCGCCCCGAGGGCCTGCCCGCGGGCTACGGCCTGCAGGCCGATGGCCTGTACCGGCTGTCCGAGGACCAGGCGCAGGAAATCCTGCAGATGCGCCTGCAGCGCCTGACCGGCCTGGAGCAGGACAAGATCATCGGCGAGTACCGCGAGGTCATGACGCAGATCGCCGACCTGCTGGACATCCTGTCCCGTCCGGAGCGCGTGACCGCGATCCTCGTCGACGAGCTCAACGCGCTGCGACAGGAGTTCGGCCAGACCAAGGTCGGCGCGCGCCGCAGCGTCATCGAGCGCAACGCGCAGGAACTCGGCACCGAAGACCTGATCACGCCGACCGACATGGTGGTGACGCTCAGTCACACCGGTTACATCAAGAGCCAGCCGCTGACCGAGTACCGCGCCCAGCGCCGCGGCGGCCGCGGCAAGCAGGCGACGCAGACCAAGGAAGACGACTGGATCGACCAGCTCTTCATCGCCAACACGCACGACTGGATCCTGTGCTTCTCGGATCGCGGCCGCGTCTACTGGCTGAAGGTCTGGGAGGTGCCGCAAGGCTCGCGCAACTCGCGCGGCAAGCCGATCGTCAACATGTTCCCGCTGCAGCCGGGTGAGAAGATCACCGTCGTGCTGCCGCTGACCGGCGAGTTCCGCAGCTTCCCGGCCGACCACTACGTCTTCATGGTGACGGCCTTCGGCACCGTCAAGAAGACGCCGCTGGACGACTTCAGCAACCCGCGCAAGGCCGGCATCATCGCCGTCGGCCTGGACGACGGCGACTACCTGATCGGCGCCGCGCTGACCGACGGCCATCACGACGTGATGCTGTTCTCCGACGGCGGCAAGGCGGTGCGCTTCAACGAAGACCCGGAAGAAGGCGGTGTGCGCCCGATGGGCCGCCAGGCCGGCGGCGTCAAGGGCATGGAGCTCGAACCCGGCCAGCGCGTCATAGCGCTGCTGGTCGCCGAGGACGAGACGCAAAGCGTGCTCACCGCGACCGAGAACGGCTACGGCAAGCGCACCCCGATCGCCGAATACACCCGCCACCGCCGTGGCGGCAAGGGCATGATCTCGATGCTCCAGAGCGAGCGCAACGGCAAGGTCGTGGCGGCCACGCTGGCGCGCGACACCGACGAGATCATGCTGATCACCGACCGCGGCGTGCTCGTTCGCACCCGCGTCGCCGAAATCCGCGAAATGGGCCGCGCGACGCAGGGCGTCACGCTGATCTCGCTGGACGACGGCACCCGGCTCTCCGGCCTGCAGCGCATCGTCGAGAACGACGCGCAGACCGAAGGCGCCGGCGACGACACGTCCAACGACAGCGCCGGCGATGCCGGCACGGAGAACGCGTGA